The genomic region TGGCGGTCACCGAAGCATGGCGGGCGCCGGAATGGCGCACCAGAACCGCCGATTCTACCGGTGGCCGCAGACAGGCGCATGGCAGGCAGTCCGGGCGTGCGCCGCGCCCTTCACAGTTCCGTGCGGTCGCGACCGGCCGCGCTTTTTGAAGCATGCGTGCAGCTTCGCGCAACCTTGATAGGAGTGGGAAAAATGAGCAAGAACAAGCTTTTGATCGCCCTCACCGCAGGCCTTTTTGCAGCGACGGGCGCGCTCGCGCAGACCTCGTCCGGCAATTCGTCGGCCGCGATGGGCGGCGACACGGGCGGCGCGACGGCCACGCAAGGCGATGCGTCCGCGGGCACGGGGTCGACGATGACCAAGAAGCACCGCGCGCGCAGGCACACCGCGCATCCGTCGGCGGGCAAGAAGACGCCCGATGTCGAAACCGGCAACAATCCGGCTGCGGAATCCGGCCAGAGCAAGTAACTCGCGGTTTCCCGCATCACACGAAGCGCCCGCGCCTTGAAACGCGCGGGCGCTTTGCGTCGTTTCGACCCGTCCACGTCGAGCGCAGCTTTTAACAATCCTTCCCTCGCGCGCTTCGCTACACTCGCCGGATTGCAAGCCATTCGCACCGAACGAGGGGAGCGGCGATGTCGCCTAAGGATTTGCTGATTGCAACGGTCGTCATTTTTGCGTGGGGCGTGAACTTCGTCGTCATCAAGCTGGGGCTGCATGGCGTGCCGCCGATGCTGCTCGGCGCGCTGCGTTTCGCGCTCGCCGCCGTCCCGGTGTTCTTCGTCAAGCGCCCGCAGATTCCGCTGCGATGGCTCTTCGCCTACGGCCTCACCATTTCGCTCGGGCAATTCGCGCTGCTCTTCTATGGCATGTATGTCGGCATGCCGGCGGGCCTCGCGTCGCTCGTGCTTCAGGCGCAGGCGTTCTTCACGCTGATATTCGCCGCGATGTTCCTCGGCGAACGCATCCGCGCGGCCAATGTGATCGGCCTCGTGATCGCGGCGGCGGGACTCGCGCTGATCGGCATGCACGGCGGCCAGGCGATGACGCTCACGGGCTTTCTGTTCACGCTCGGCGCATCCGCGATGTGGGCGCTCGGCAATGTCGTGACCAAGCGCATGGGCAAGGTCGATCTGCTGTCGCTCGTCGTGTGGGCGAGCCTGATTCCGCCACTTCCGTTTCTCGCGCTCTCGCTGATCTTCGAAGGCCCGGCGCGCATTCAATCCAGTCTCGCCGCGATTCCGCTCGTTTCGGTGCTCGCGGTCGTGTATCTGTCGTTCGTCGCGACCATCGTCGGATACAGCTTGTGGGGCAAGCTGCTCGCGCGCTATCCGGCGGCGCAGGTCGCGCCGTTCTCGCTGCTGGTGCCGGTGATCGGCCTCGCGTCGGCGGCGGTCTTTCTCGGGGAAGGCCTGAGCGCTATCGAGGTGGCGGGCGCCGCGCTCGTCATGGCGGGACTCGCGGTGAACGTGTTCGGCGGGCGGCTCGTGCAGCGCTTTTTGCCTGCGACGCGCTGAAGCGAGCCGTGCCGCTTACGTCATGCGGCTCTTGGCCAGCGGCGGATTCGCGGCGAAGTAGCGCTTGATGCCCTTCAGAATGGCGTTCGCCATCTTGTCGCGATAGGCGTCGTCGTTCAGGCGCGTTTCCTCGTCCGGATTGCTGATGAACGCCGTTTCGACGAGGATCGATGGAATGTCCGGCGCCTTCAGCACGGCGAATCCCGCCTGCTCGACCGATCCCTTGTGCAGCTTGTTGATGCCGCCGATTTCGTTCAGCACGAAGTTGCCGTAGCGCATCGAATCGCGGATTTGCGCGGTCGTCGACATGTCGAAGAGCGCGCGGCTCACGGCTGCGTCCTGCGTCTTGACGTTGATGCCGCCGACCTGATCCGACGAGTTTTCCTTGTTCGCCATCCAGCGCGCGGCCGCGCTCGACGCGCCGTGCTCCGACAACGCGAAGACCGACGAGCCGCGCGCATCGGGCGAGGTGAAGGCGTCGGCGTGAATCGAGACGAAGAGGTCGGCGGAAACGCGCTGCGCCTTTTGCACGCGCACGTTGAGCGGCACGAAGAAGTCGGCGTCGCGGGTCATCATCGCGCGCATGTTCGGCTGCGCGTCGATCTTCGCGCGCAGTTTCTTCGCGATGTCGAGCGCGATGTGCTTCTCGTACGTGCCCG from Caballeronia sp. Lep1P3 harbors:
- a CDS encoding EamA family transporter, whose product is MSPKDLLIATVVIFAWGVNFVVIKLGLHGVPPMLLGALRFALAAVPVFFVKRPQIPLRWLFAYGLTISLGQFALLFYGMYVGMPAGLASLVLQAQAFFTLIFAAMFLGERIRAANVIGLVIAAAGLALIGMHGGQAMTLTGFLFTLGASAMWALGNVVTKRMGKVDLLSLVVWASLIPPLPFLALSLIFEGPARIQSSLAAIPLVSVLAVVYLSFVATIVGYSLWGKLLARYPAAQVAPFSLLVPVIGLASAAVFLGEGLSAIEVAGAALVMAGLAVNVFGGRLVQRFLPATR